CGATGCCGGAGCGCGGCAGGTGAGACCGCGGCGTGGGGCCCCGGCCCGCGCGCCCCGCCTGCCCCGCCGGGCGGAGACGCACcggatgctgggggggggggggaggccggGGCTGCCGAGATGCTGGGTCGGTGGGAGAAGGGGTGCGCTCCCGGAGTAGCGGTGTCCGTCCACTCCACCGCTCGTGTGGTGCGCTGTAGAAGGGACTGGGGCatcggggtggggggcggggaggcgagACGGGGAGAAGTTCTCCTCGAGACTCGCTGACCTCGGCGGTGGCGTGTGCCGGACAGAGCGAAGCACAGCTGGGTCCGGGAAGGGCTAAGTGTGAGCCCGAAGCAGCCACGGAAGCAGTGGCAGAGTCCGAAAGATTCACAGCGAGATCCCAGGCCTAGTGTAGCgttgggaggagcagaggatTTCTGGGGAGAGTTGGGGAGTGGGCAGAGATGGAGTCGATGGGACTGAATCACTGGGGAGGGAGCTTAGGGCCTAGCCCTGTTTCCTCgtaagtccccccccccccaagacctTTCCTGGGGAAAGGACACAGTTGGTGCTGGGGCAGATGCCTGTCACTTGACTGAAAAGTGCGTGTCCCCCTACTTCGCCGGTGCCCCTCAACAGCCCTCCATGTCTGGAGGTCTCCACAAGGAACCAGCTGCAGCCCCGGGCTTGGAGCCAGATTTGCCCACTCCATTCTctcaattctctttctctttctctttctccagctgCTTCTTGTGAAGGCTTGTCGGGCAGCGGGTTGGAGGCCTTGGGGCTGAAGGCAGCGGGACCGGGAAAACCGGTTTCAGGCTAGGACAGGACCCGGGAGCTACCTCTGTACATCCTTCCTCTCTGGAACCTTTCTCCCATCCCTCCTGCTCACTCCTCAATAGTTGGGAAGCTCCTAAGCCCCAGTGTGACCTTGGTGTCTCCTAGCTCCATACTGCACCCTTGCTATTTGGGACTCTGGCCGAGTTCTCAGTGCTGCTGGTCTGTCAGGATATGGCCTTACACAGTCTAATCCTCATTCCTCCTGCCGtttccccagccccttcccttcaCTGGGGGTGGGTGGCTAAAATAGTGGGCAGTGAATTTGggtgcctcttcctcctgggctTACCAGCTCAGGACTTCTTTTCCTCAACCCACTCTTCTTTAGATACTTTAAAGGAGAGCACAGCTGGTTGCTCTTACTTCCTTTTCTGGCCCTGTCCCCCCTACCACCACCACATTCACCCTGCCCAGCCTTCTCTGCACTCTGACCCCGCTGCCAGGTTTCAGAGACCCTTATGTTCTGTGTCTCAGGGAATGGAATTTCCTGGTCACTTCTCATCATCATTGGCCCTTTCGTGCCAAGTCCCACATACGCTTTCCCTCCGCCCAGCTCTGGCCAGGTCCCTGGAAAGGGAACAGAAACGTCCTTGTTGCCTCCactgcccctttccctccctcttctctcccctcttctctcctcttccctcccaccctccacttcTGTCCACTCAGCTTTGTTCAGAAGGGGTGTTGGGGGAGAGTCCATGCTCTGTACAGTCTGTCTGGTGGTGTTGGGGGTTTCCTCTGattcttcattgttttcttcattccCCCGCCTGCAACCCTTGCCAGCCGCCGCCACCGCCATTGCGACAAACCCTGTGACTGACTGACTTCCCCACTGaccacagctcccctctctggaCAGCTGTGTTCTGACTTCCGCCCTGTGTCATTACTCCTCCCCTCCAGTGGTGGGAAGGGAAGTAAGCGaaagcccaggctcctgctcctgggccctcctctccccttcaaGCTCTATCTCAGTGTGCCTGTGATCTCATCCcagagctattaaaaaaaaaaaatcctctcagtTCTTGGATCAGTCTAGGGTGCCAGAGCATCGGGGTTCCAGgcctggaagggaaggagatTCCTACTCAGGCTAGAGTGTAATATTCATGAAACAACCCTGTTCGGAGTCTTTGAGGTTGCCCTTGAGGTTGCCCGTGTGATAGGACTGGGGAAGTGCAGTGAGCACAGAGGAGACCCAGATGGGCCCTACCCTGGCTGGCAgtgaggaaaaggggaggaagcTCCTCCTTGGACACTAATGCTACTGCGAAGTTCCTTGTATCTGGTTGGCTGGTGAGCTTGGGAATGAAagtggtgaggagggaggagagaacagGTCCCAGCATGAGGGGAGGTGGCAGGTGGGGAGGCCTGGGCCTTACCGGGTGTGAGGCAGAGCAGAGTGGCACGACAGGACATGTGAAGagggtggggaggctggagaAGATTCCTCGTGGAAGAGATGACACCTGGTACCCGTACCGACAGCCCGTGTGCCGGTGATCTGTACGAGACACACGTGCACAGCTGCAGCCATGCCAGGGGAGCGGGCACACAGGCGTGCACACACGGGACACCGTTAAACAGACTGCAGACAGCCTTGAGGAAGGATCTCAAGGTCAAGTAGTAAAGGAACTGTTAAATGGCTTCTGGGAGAGGTTGGATCTCAGCTGAGGGAAATGAGGAGGAACaagggcagggaagagagggaagaaattcCTCACTGTAGAAAATTCTGTCTTGAGGTCCAACCTGCTGTAGTTAGTCACGGACAACCTGGGCAGTCAAGATCTCAGTCTTAAAGAAAATCTAGGTATTCAGGgtaaggtaaggaaaaagggtgGAGGCCCTGTTTTGTTTGTGAGAACGAAAAACCACCATTTCCTCTTCATAGACTCTTAActgcccctccctttctgccctaaacccagggagaagggaggtggggctTATAGCACCCCCAAACTGCTTTGCTCATTTATGCCGCTGTCCTTCGGCCCCTCCCATCCTCACCCTAAATGCTTCTATCCCTTGCCTCTCCCTTGGCTCCGGCAGCTACTGCTCTTCTACCTGTTGGTGCCCTTCTGGATCTTTTCCAGATCTTTCTCGGGGAGTCAGACTGGGAGGTCCTTGTGTTTGGAGGGGTTAGTGTTGGGTGCAGGACTCGGGCCTttaaaggagaatgagaagatCCGGGCTCATCAGCAGGCTTCTCAAGGAGGGGGTGATGGTAGACATGGGATTTCTCACtaactttcttctctctttacgTCCTGCTCACCCAGGGTTCTGCGTCTGAAGAAGACATAACCGCGTGCCCGCCTGCTCACGCTGCCCTGGCCCTGCTAGCCCCTCAGGGTCTGAGGCACtgaccctccctgcccagccaAGGGTACCCTGGACTCTGCTGTCTCTAGACCCATCCAGCCGAGTAGACCCAGGTTGTCGTTACACCTGAGGGGACCGAGGAGTGGGCAGTCAAGAGGCCAGAGCAAGAGCCCTCTGGGGCCTCAGGTGGAGGAGTGAAACTGGAACCATCAGGGAACATGAGTGAATTTTGGCACAAACTGGGTTGCTGCGTGGTAGAGAAACCCCAGCCGGTGAgtccccacccccgacccccacccccgcacacaAGTTACCATGGCCTGTGAGGCAGACACAGCACCTACGATCTGGTGCCTAGGAAGCACACTGCTTGCTTCCTTCTCCGTCAGGATAGTCTCTCTGGCCAGGCAGGTGTGTACATGGAATCCAGGGGAATTGGGTGATGGGGGAAGTGAATAGTCCTAGCTGTCACTTCCTGTTTCTGTCCATTCTGAGCTGGGCATGGGTTGTAGGTGGAGCTTAATACCTGTCactttttctcattgtttcctCATCAGCCAGAGGTGACTTGGATATGTCCTTTGTCTAGTATTCACCCTGCAGGCCCCTGCCCGCACCACCCTCCCTGTGTCCTTTCTGTGTCTATGTTGTTCCAGACTTGCCTTTCAGACCCTAGTGATTTCGCTGTCGTAATGTTACGTACCCTTGTCCACTGGGTCCTTAGCTCTTCCCCTAGTGGTTTCCAAGACTctattcccttcccttcttccactGTGTGTAGAGAAGGGGGCTTCAGACCTAACTCCCCTGTCTTCTCTaaacagaagaagaagaggagacgAATTGACCGGACCATGATTGGGGAACCAATGAATTTTGTCCACCTGACTCACATTGGCTCTGGGGAGATGGGGGCCGGAGATGGACTTGCCATGGTAACAAGAGAATGGGGAGAGATTGATATGGGATCGTAGCCTAGAACCTTTCCCCTTTTTCGAAGCGTAAGCTGGGGACATGGTAAACACTCGATGGGGAAGTAGGAAGCTAGGATTCTAGTCCTGGTCACCAGCTGCATAAACCCGAGACCTGGCATTTCAGGTCTCTGGCCTAGGCTCCCTCATTTTTACAGTTAGATTGTTCTTCATCGGGATGGGGGATATATGCGACTTGAGTTCTTTGGAGGGCTTTTTCCAACAACCAGAACCCATCTGTTAATTAAGAACTGCTATTCCAGTGCCAGAGTAAGTCATACCGTGGCTGGGTGTGTGGAGGCTGGAAAAAGCCTGAGCACCCCCGTCCTAAATAATGTCGGACACTCTTTTCTGCCCTCAGAATAAGGGAAATGGGCCTGGAGATCGTGAAGGAGGCTTTTCACCAATCGTGAAACTCAGATAAATATGAGAGTCCTTTGTGAGAGAGTCTTATTAGTCCAAGATCCACTTTATTTCACCCTCACGAGAGTCGGTATGAAAGCAGCCATTGAGACTTCCCTTGGAAGCATGGCTGTTGGCTTTAACCTTTTCAGGTTGGCTTTATTGCCAGGGAGATGGGGTCAGCCGCTTccatggaggggcagagggggcgaTGGCTTACCGTGCGATATCCAGACTTAGGACGAGGGTCTCACGTGTGCTTTTTCACAGACAGGTGCCGTTCAGGAGCAGATGAGATCCAAGGGAAACCGAGACAGGCCATGGAGCAATCCCAGGGGATTGTAGCTCCAACAGAAATGGTGAGTGATTAGGGAAACCCGTCCAGTACCTCCAGCCCCCGTCAGCACATCCTGATGGCCTGCCTCGGAACGCTGATCCTCTGCAagaatgggaggggaggggaggaagaacgAATTAGAATGGAGGAGTCAAGAATTTcggatccaggggcacctgggtggctcagtgggttaagcgtctgcctttggctcaggtcatgatcccagggtcctgggatggagccccatgtcaggctccctgctcagcgggcagtctgcttctccctctgcccttccttgtgctctgtctcaaataaataaaatcttaaaaaaaaaaaaaaaaaagaatgcctgtAGCTGTgtgaaaaaattaagatttcaatAAAggttaagtattaaaaaaaaaaaagaagaatttcgGAGCCAGAAAGGCAATGAGAGAGAGGAAAGTGCAGACAGATAGAAATCGAGAAAAGAGCACCCTGGAAAGAGTCGAGAGTGTGCGCTAGGTGGTGCCTTCTCcctggagcctcagttttccgTGAGGCTTATcttccttcttcaatttcttttttaatcaggttCTGCTGTTTGAAGCCTCTGCTCCGTGTCCAGCCCAGAAGAGATGCTGCCCCCTCCTCGAACCAGTGACCCCAGGGcccctcttttccctctctgcctATTAGTGCCTCAGAAGGCTTGGGGGCTGgactccctctcttccctctggctcTAGCCCCTCCTGGAGATGGGCTCAAGGCAGCAGGACTGACCAAGTGACTACTGGTTGGCCAGAGGAGCTCAGCTGAAGCCCTGGACACTCTCAGATCTGAGATAGGAGTTTTCTGGGAACCTGGAAGGTGTTCCCTTCTCCTGAATGACGGTCTAGGTGCCATCTGTTTTTAAACTCTTAACCTGGAACTCCTTAAATGGGGTAGGTGGGTGAGATTACCAAAGCTGAAGCCGGCTTTGCTGAGAAGCTCCTTacctccctgcccttctcctttttcctcctggAATGAACTGAAATAGACGTCAAGCAGGGGGTAGGAGGGTGACCACTGCTTAGTCTGCTCGATCTCTTTACATCTCAGACCGTAAGCTCACAGTCCCTTGATATCTCTCTGCCACTACCAGCTCTTTCTCTAGTAGGCCTCTAACCCTGTTTCTGCAGCATTGTGAGTCCCccaacatctttctttcttttttaattaattaaaaatttaatttaagatGAGTTCTCTTAATTACCCCCCTCCCTCTACTACCTCTACCTTTAGCCCCATCCCTATTAGGAACCTTGTTGTTTCCCACTGAATAAGAGCTAAGGTAAGAAGTGGGTCTTAACTTGACGGTATCCCATTTAAGTCTTGGGGACCTGGCCTGCCCTCTGCCAATCTCCCTGCTGGCCcaggtgaggaggaagagggatcTGGAGAGAAACTCAGAATGCTGCAAAACTAGGAGGTATGTCTCCGAGTGGACTTCCTAACCATTGAGGATGAGAGGGGTGGTAGGTTGAAAACAATCATCTGTGAATTTAGGGATCTTAAGATCCTCCCCGCATGGGAGCAGGGACACCTCTAGAGAAGGATTCTCAGCCGAGGCACTTCTGACATTTGGGTTGGATAAACCTTTGTAATGGGGGACTGGCCTGTGCATTATAGGATGTTCAGTAGTGTATCTGGCCCACCCTAGTTATGACAACCAAATATGCccccagatattgccaaatgtctcctagGAGGCAAAATCACCCCTAGATGAGAGCCACTGCTCTGGAGTCAAGGTATTTTCCTCTAACGTGtttttcccaccccacccccatcctgttATTCATCCTAAGCCTGAGCCTTTGATTAATCTGGCCCTCTTGCAAAGTAGGCTCGAAAGGGCTGCACGTAATGTCTAAAAGAGTCCTATACTCAGTGTGTTGCTTATGCTTGCCTGGGTTCGTGTCTCTGTTGGATGCGGACTGTGCTGCTCCATTCCTGTTTGGAGGAGCGGTTCCTGCAGTGTGGAGGCATGAACAGGGTATGGGGAgattggggaagggaaggagaaaaagcagtAGAGGCACAGACACCCAGGTTTATCCTCTGCAAACTTGAAGCTCTGTTTCTGTGCCCTCGTCCTAGAATCAGACACAAATAAGACTCAGGGAGTTTTGTCTGAAGACCAGGTCCCACTCCCCACCTGGCTGAAGAGTCTGTGCTAGGTGGGAAAATAATGCAGGAGCAGGGTCTTTAGGCagtttgttttctcaggtgtTTTTTCTTCCGGCCCCTTCTTGCAGGGTTGCTAGGAAGGCAGAACAGGACCGGTGAGCTCCTGCCTGCTCTGAGACTGAGAGGATGGGGGTCTCTCGTTAGCTCAGCAACAAGCAGCATCCTGTTTGATGGTGAAGGGGTCAGGAAGGTGGGAACTAAGATCCACTCTGCCGAGTCCACCATCCATCCAGTTTGCCTCACCTACAGTGACCAGTTCTAATTGTGTTCCAATTGCAGTGTATTTCCTGCCACTTTTCAGGGTCTAAGATTGGTCATACATTCCCAATTTACTCTGTTCCGATCTAGCTAGTTCTGAAAGTAGCTCATCTTGTTGTCCTAAAGTAGCTTAATAGCCTGAGGCTTATATTCAGTCTGCAGGGTTTACAGGACAGGGGACTCGTGGACTCTCTGGTCACCCCGATCTTCTGCCTTAACCCTAATGCCTCTTCTTTGGACACAGTCTTCTTTGGTATTCTCTTGCCTTTAGCTACCTTTTCTAACGTGTATGCTCCCATCACTTGAACAATATTTAAGAGTGATGGGAATGGGTTTGAGAgtcataatttatattaaaaatgtgttgGACTTTTAAATacgtttttcaaataaaaaaagtttaagcAAAATGGTCGCAGAGTAATCACTGCAGGCGTGTTTTGGGTCAAAGGATAAATATGGTAGATAAAGGTAACTGCTAGAAAGTAGCCGACATGGAATTTTGTGCCAACGTCGCCCTTTGCAAGGAGAGGCGGCCGAGTATTGTGAAGGCAAGAAGACCACCATCATCTTCCAAGGGCTCAACTCCTTGTTCTTCCTGTTGCCGCCTCTTGGCATTCATCTGAGAGTTTTCAAGTCTTTAAAGAATCACttgtttaaaaacaactttagaaatgaagaaaaagagcaaCATCAACATTTtatctttgggggggggtggataaAATACGCTGGGGGACAAGGGCAGGGATCAGGCCCGATGTTGCTGGTTACACAGTTTGCTTTTAAGGTTCAAGAGATTTCTGGTCTCCACCCTCAGATACCTCTGTAAAAAGACACAAgaccaaacaattttttttctagtttttctgtaCTAAAAATATCCAGTGGGTGCTGGGATCGAAAGGGGTGGAAAGGTTGAGATGCTGACACCTCGTCTTGTGGATGAAGTGGCCATTACCTGCGGTTTCTCTCTATCTGGGTaaggaaacaaaatagagaaaaaggggaaatatTATAACTACATCTATATCCTTTGCCCTTCCTTGCTTCATCTCCCTCCCCAGAAGCCCTCATTCCCTCAACACCACTGCCCCGtttatgcttcttttttaaattgaattaatggTATTGGATACCcaaggagaaagacaaaaactggcAAAATGACGGACCACGTATACTATTTTAttgtccttcccttctccccaaagTTCCTGAAATCCTGTCAATTGAGAATATTTTATCAAATCAATCAGAGCCTTTGGTAGTTCATTTGGTAAAGGAGAGGACTATCCTTCCTGAAGAATTCTTAAATTGCTGGAAATAATCCCAGGAATTCTTTGGGATAGTGGTGGTTAGGGCCATCTATCTGTACTAGTGTCAAAACCCTATTGTGACTGTCATTTACTAGCTTTgtaacccctccccccattccttcacctgtaaagtggggataattaTACCTCACagcattgttgtgaggattattcCAGGTAAAGTATGTATAGTAAGACCTCAAATATTGGCCGTTGTTACTACGAAACTGCATTAGCAAGCTGAGAACTGTTACTATCTTCCATATCTATTACCTGCATCAAGAACTGTTGATATCTATAATCACAATTTGGGCAATAATCCTCCCATGACCAATAATAATGCTGCCCATTAACCGACCAGCAGTTGCTCAAGAAATAGGTGGAATCAATGGCTAACAATGTGAGCAGCCAGTATATCACGCATCACGACCAAGCGGGGTAAGTAACACTGCATGCAAACACTTACTGGTTGCATCTCTGTGAACACTGCAGACAGACTGTTCCAAATATCCTCCAGCCCGATCCTGACCCGTCTCCAAAAAgcaagggctgggctggggctggggctggggccaaagaagaggaagggggtgggtcTGATTCTAGAACTGATGTGGGGTATGGgagtggtagtggtggtggtggtggtactgGTGGTACTGGTGGTGGTGGTCTGAGTGGTACAGCTGGTGTCAGAGCAGAGACCGGAGTCCAGAGGGCACTCCTCCCGAAGCCGGTTGCAGGGACATTTCTCGTAGGTACAAGGCCGGTGCTCCGTGCGGAGCTGGCTCAGCGCCCCAACACGAAGGCGCCCAGAAAGGCCCTGCAGCCTCCCGGCCCGGGTCCGACTCATGGTGCCCGACCTGCAGTGGCAGTGCCACGGGCCCCAGGGCATCAGCACCAGCCGCAGATCCTCGGGAGGTGGCATGGCCGTGTGCGAGGGCTGTTGCCACCGGTTTGGGGTGGACCCTGCTGTTGACCACCGGCTCATGGTATTGTCAGGGTGCAGTGTGTCCCCAGTAGGCTGCCAGGTGTTGGCCGGCACGTCTGAAGACAtcctgatctcaggctcctgggtaTTTGCTTTAAACCTTGAGCTGGGCACCCTTGCTGTATGGTAACTCCTGCTGAGAGACTCTCCAGTGATGTTATTCTTTCTGGCGTTAATCACAACCCCCTCTTCCAAAGACTCATCCTCCTCGGGCGACGACACAATCGACTTGCTGACGCCTGTGGCCACTGTGGAGGCCAAGAGCTCCGCAGCCGCTGGGCCTGCCAGGCGGTCGGCACTGGCCCCGACGTCATCCTCATCCTCCATTGTTACCTTCATCCTCCTGGGTCCACCGGTCCGGAGGGTGGTCCGGTAGTGGCGGGACATAGGGACCCCGAAGCGGAAACTGACCCGCTGCGTCTCGGTGGAAGTCAGGCCTTGGGCCCCCGCCGCCCGGGGCCCCAGACTCAGCAGCAGGGCCCAGAGCAGCGCGCCGGCGGCGGGGACCATGGGGCCGGCCGGTGTGCGGCTGAGAGGGAGGCCAGTGAGGGAGGCCGGGACTCctaccttctctccctcccttccgcTCTCCACCCAGCGGGTCGTTTGAACCGCGGCCCgcggagcggggggagggggaggcctaCGCGCGCGCcacgcccctcccccaacccctcccggAGCAGCCGCAGGGGCTGAGCGAAAAAGCCTGGGAACCGCGGCCGCCAGAACTCGGTGCCAGAACCGACGGCCGCATGCTGATGTAAGGGGCCTGGGCTAGCAGCGCGCTTCCTCCGAGCAGGGCTTAAATCTCGCATCGCAGTTTATTCACCGCTACAGATCTGAATTTACTACAGAGCACAAAAGTACAAGTTTTGAAGGCACTCCTTCCCAGACTCACAGGCAGCAGCTGTGACAACGCAGGACACCGCGGTTCTTCGAGATTGAGGGAGCTGACTCCCGTTCCCAGCAGGCTGCGTGGTCAGTtaagccctgccctcccctccacctctcccgGAGCTTCACAGACTGCTCGAATGCCCCAGGTGGAAAGGGTCTTAGCACCTTCCTTGACAGGAGAGGAAAAGGACACTCAGAGAGATGCAGTTATTTGCCCAAGCTCCTGCCGCTCAAGCAGGACCCAAACCCACAGCCCTCCCCTTTCCCGCACAAGACGCCACTACATGCACCCCTTTAGCTGAAATGATGATCACCAGGCAGATCAGGTTCCGGACCTTGGAGCCCTGCTTTGAAGGCAGCGTCACGAGAGGAATGACACCGCAGTGAAAGTGAAGGTCCAGTGGTACTGGGGTTGAGGATGGGATAGTTTAGGGAACAGCCCAGATGTTTCCGGGTTAGGGCATAGGCAGATCAATCTTTGCTTGGTTCTAAGGCCCTTGATTCCTGCCTTCGTCTAGGTCCCTCCTGAGCCATGGAGATCCCGGTCCAGcctaggagagaaaaacaaaacagtggtaCGGGAGCGGGACCTGGGTTTTACTCACCGGTTTggggagagaagccagagaaTTGAAGAGTCAGAAGACTGGGTGCTTGAGCTGGTGGTTATCAGGCTCCTCTGTCCCCCAGTACCTCCCCACTGGGTACTTTCTCCTCTTCGCTGTCCTCCTTGATTTCTGAACTTCTATGGCTGATCTCTATCTCCTCTAAGTTCTGTGCTGTGAATAGCCCTTTATTCTCTGATGCCTCaacaggtttggttttgttttgtttttcatttgttctttttggaTGCAGgccttaatttcttcttctgggtGGGTGCAGTTTTCCCAGATACACCGAAGCATCTGGAAGCAGGGCCTCTATCTTTTAGTTCCTCTGCATCTCCCTCCAGCATTAAGAAAACAGGAACTGGCTTTATACATCCTACCCCAGACTATTCTCCTTAAGCTCAGGACTCACTGTCTGACAGCTTCAGGGATGTGAACCTGATCCAAGGAGATGAGTTGGGCCAGTTCTCCCAGGCTGTTCAGAAAACGGATCTTTCGTGTGAACTTGGAACTGAAAAGAGAGGA
The nucleotide sequence above comes from Ursus arctos isolate Adak ecotype North America unplaced genomic scaffold, UrsArc2.0 scaffold_12, whole genome shotgun sequence. Encoded proteins:
- the CDC42SE1 gene encoding CDC42 small effector protein 1; the encoded protein is MSEFWHKLGCCVVEKPQPKKKRRRIDRTMIGEPMNFVHLTHIGSGEMGAGDGLAMTGAVQEQMRSKGNRDRPWSNPRGL
- the CUNH1orf56 gene encoding protein MENT, producing MVPAAGALLWALLLSLGPRAAGAQGLTSTETQRVSFRFGVPMSRHYRTTLRTGGPRRMKVTMEDEDDVGASADRLAGPAAAELLASTVATGVSKSIVSSPEEDESLEEGVVINARKNNITGESLSRSYHTARVPSSRFKANTQEPEIRMSSDVPANTWQPTGDTLHPDNTMSRWSTAGSTPNRWQQPSHTAMPPPEDLRLVLMPWGPWHCHCRSGTMSRTRAGRLQGLSGRLRVGALSQLRTEHRPCTYEKCPCNRLREECPLDSGLCSDTSCTTQTTTTSTTSTTTTTTTTPIPHISSRIRPTPFLFFGPSPSPSPALAFWRRVRIGLEDIWNSLSAVFTEMQPIERNRR